CGACGCCCGGGACTTCGGCATCCTGATATCCGCCGCCTCCGTGGTCATCATGGGCCTTGCGGTAAATTGGCTGTCGGCGGCGATACTGGCGCTGTCCATCGTCTATTATGCGGTGATCTACACTATCTGGCTGAAGCCGCGCACGCCGCAGAATATCGTTATCGGAGGCGGGGCAGGGGCCTTTCCGCCGCTGATCGGCTGGGTTGCCGTAACTGGCGATATTACCCTGATGCCGGTCCTGCTTTTCGCGATTATCTTCACCTGGACGCCGCCGCATTTCTGGGCGCTCGCCCTGTTCGTGCAGAGCGATTACGCAAAGGTCGGAATTCCGATGATGCCGGTGGTCAAAGGCGCCAAATCGACGCGTCGCCAGATCCTGGCTTATTCGGTCTTTCTCCTCCCGGTTGCCATCGCGCCGTGGCTCATCGGCGGGACAGGCGCGATCTACGGGATTTCGGCCAGCATTCTGTCGGTGGGCTTTCTGGCGCTCTCCTTCCCCGTCGCATTCCGCGAGCCGGATGAAGGGGACAAGATGCTCCCGGAAAAGCGCCTTTTCGGCTATAGCATCTTATACCTCTTCGCCCTTTTCGCGGTGCTGG
This DNA window, taken from Qipengyuania seohaensis, encodes the following:
- a CDS encoding heme o synthase; translated protein: MTEAAPTTQLPADWRDFYALTKPRVMSLVIFTGLCGLLAAPGSINPVIGFTAILCIALGAGGAAALNQWWEADIDAEMKRTSQRPLPTGKMQRTDARDFGILISAASVVIMGLAVNWLSAAILALSIVYYAVIYTIWLKPRTPQNIVIGGGAGAFPPLIGWVAVTGDITLMPVLLFAIIFTWTPPHFWALALFVQSDYAKVGIPMMPVVKGAKSTRRQILAYSVFLLPVAIAPWLIGGTGAIYGISASILSVGFLALSFPVAFREPDEGDKMLPEKRLFGYSILYLFALFAVLVVDRIAAQYGAAL